One region of Drosophila teissieri strain GT53w chromosome 2L, Prin_Dtei_1.1, whole genome shotgun sequence genomic DNA includes:
- the LOC122626133 gene encoding uncharacterized protein LOC122626133 — MIDILSLPRRNKVSGNPALLKMISYKTGLPINSLPGWELIPLNCKLPMLKCPGNQVIFSKNKIGQDFKSDKQEFECSVTEHIPEYNPLHDSNLKTFYSNERNLKRLRENGEITQDNDVICNLKDFNQHRQELHKSQLYYILQAYKRRESEQYDRMLIANAESITKKDHQNLAARHQCTEEVLARKKLQEQERHERKVHLLNITYEKFKRLENLASMQNMLLEHRKMLTNMRVAAHISMCQDLMRKLLIKQKKLFQFKKDRFNKNMRILRKQRLVKNTEHQIQSWRKRLDERIANQRRIEYLLQEVEKEREAFIDRHKAHYREKWQRIQDEIKERAQKVVAARQPKRKRRKKKKKSILQERKPSFCDEYQATFEGLLDSDLCYALNAAIAMEGQTALSFAPDDPIYKAAQYILDYIISGLNEDLSEDECALQVLISRIKDFVCDAKKYVHYKAYQIIGFARDHKAMEVPPSMIKQPKNHSRASHVSFSGVASTIGVGSYEIHPFVDIRPCSERRPTPAGSLASLVVSQIGEQVIQDKVRLPHLNRNQIVFIENYLVKFKRDLLVGLDKLVFAAIQCHFENRMMEVREELLLLDRNYLFDQIARGILSYAVNPLNYQSVLKLAVSVLSCEIIWELQQTMLKPGIDPRGQNHPVSCGTEQEREALALCIP; from the exons TTCAAGAGCGACAAACAGGAGTTCGAGTGCTCCGTCACCGAGCACATCCCGGAGTACAATCCGCTACACGACTCCAACCTGAAGACGTTCTACTCCAACGAGCGCAATCTGAAGCGGTTGAGGGAGAACGGCGAGATAACGCAGGACAACGATGTCATCTGCAACCTGAAGGACTTCAATCAGCATCGCCAGGAGCTACACAAGTCGCAGTTGTACTACATTTTACAGGCATACAAGCGGCGCGAGTCGGAGCAATATGATCGAATGCTGATTGCAAACGCGGAGTCCATCACCAAGAAGGATCACCAGAATCTCGCAGCCCGGCACCAGTGCACCGAGGAGGTACTCGCCAGAAAGAAACTACAGGAGCAGGAACGCCACGAAAGGAAGGTCCATCTGCTAAATATCACATATGAGAAGTTTAAACGCTTGGAGAACCTGGCCTCCATGCAGAATATGTTGCTGGAGCACCGCAAAATGCTCACCAACATGCGTGTAGCTGCCCACATAAGCATGTGCCAGGATTTGATGAGAAAGCTATTGATCAAGCAAAAGAAGCTCTTCCAGTTCAAAAAGGATCGGTTCAACAAAAACATGCGGATCCTGAGGAAACAGAGGTTGGTGAAGAACACCGAGCACCAGATTCAGTCGTGGAGGAAGCGACTCGATGAGCGAATTGCCAATCAGCGCAGGATCGAATACCTCCTACAGGAGGTGGAAAAAGAGCGAGAGGCGTTCATTGACAGGCACAAGGCTCATTACAGGGAAAAGTGGCAACGCATTCAGGACGAGATTAAGGAAAGAGCCCAAAAGGTCGTCGCTGCTCGTCAACCCAAAAGGAAGCGccgcaagaagaagaagaagtcgATACTGCAGGAACGGAAGCCATCCTTCTGCGATGAGTACCAGGCCACCTTTGAGGGATTGTTAGACAGTGACCTGTGCTACGCCTTGAATGCAGCCATTGCCATGGAGGGGCAGACCGCCCTCAGCTTCGCACCAGACGACCCCATCTACAAGGCGGCACAATACATACTGGATTACATCATTTCTGGCTTAAACGAAGATCTCAGCGAGGACGAGTGCGCCTTGCAGGTGCTGATCTCGCGCATTAAGGATTTTGTCTGCGATGCAAAGAAATACGTGCATTAC AAAGCCTATCAGATCATTGGATTCGCCAGGGACCACAAAGCCATGGAAGTTCCGCCGTCGATGATCAAGCAGCCGAAGAACCACTCGCGTGCCTCCCATGTGTCGTTTAGCGGCGTGGCCAGCACCATTGGCGTGGGCAGCTACGAGATTCATCCGTTCGTGGACATCCGTCCGTGCAGCGAACGTCGGCCCACTCCGGCGGGATCATTGGCCTCACTGGTGGTCAGCCAGATCGGGGAACAGGTTATACAGGACAAGGTGCGCCTGCCGCATCTAAATCGCAACCAGATTGTCTTCATAGAGAACTACCTGGTGAAGTTTAAGCGGGATCTACTGGTGGGTCTGGACAAGCTGGTCTTTGCAGCGATTCAGTGCCACTTCGAAAACCGTATGATGGAGGTTCGCGAGGAGCTTCTGCTACTGGACAGGAACTATTTGTTCGACCAGATTGCCAGAGGCATCCTCAGCTATGCGGTTAACCCGCTCAACTATCAGTCAGTGCTAAAGCTTGCCGTGAGCGTCCTGTCCTGTGAGATCATCTGGGAGCTGCAGCAGACGATGCTTAAGCCTGGCATCGATCCCCGGGGCCAGAATCACCCCGTGTCCTGCGGCACCGAGCAGGAACGCGAGGCCTTGGCCCTCTGCATACCCTAG
- the LOC122626135 gene encoding protein mushroom body miniature, which produces MHNGGGQSGWNFSGGDRKQFGNYGRNNQQRRSGGGGGGGGSGGGGHIRQSNGNWPDAGPEGGQNGNSFNKFRDPQQQLNSQQPNKRGGRRNRGGGGGGGGGRRGHRGRDSNRRGGRNNSWHAKDPHVSPGESNMLYYDNVGDFTEDPPLLQSSPAPTSLRQESLPPVTFPADVTPPSVPEPAPDVPVTPEEPTVSIINIKKEKELLEHKSKIKPFVKREPKSPNKKKASSSRSSSSSEEESEPEPGEMVVNTKAVVAPSPKTKASKTAVASTPKPKAVKPVSSSDSSASDTDTDEVESQPPAKSKKAAMEKETEEDVVCMGSQERQFTITDEEESSELEDEDDKKAKKQKNKTKAVDVCGICDKKGHTSFQCQMICRNCSGSYHGLKNCPNPPNLNIAIQSFVEFAMQQMTAFHCDQRFGFPAGSVAAPVALPVSAKSKKDKKTAIKKSKKTPQKRMKVEPKDQEEDDDDEDDEEEDASSESEDSESSDEPQPAPVSKQKRKRGTKAAVAAAASLPPQVFPFPLLGAPGAPYNSMMYSYGAPFSFPK; this is translated from the exons ATGCATAACGGCGGAGGACAATCCGGCTGGAACTTCTCAGGAGGGGACAGAAAACAGTTTGGCAATTACGGCCGCAATAATCAGCAGAGGCGcagtggaggtggtggtggtggtggtggtagtggcgGTGGAGGCCACATTCGCCAGTCCAACGGAAACTGGCCGGACGCAGGACCAGAAGGTGGGCAGAATGGGAACTCCTTCAACAAGTTCAGAGATCCCCAGCAGCAGCTAAATAGTCAGCAGCCGAACAAAAGAGGCGGCCGAAGGAATagaggcggtggcggaggtggcggcggtggcaggAGAGGACACCGCGGCAGGGATTCCAATAGGCGTGGTGGGCGCAACAACTCATGGCACGCTAAGGATCCGCATGTCAGCCCGGGCGAAAGTAACATGCTGTACTACGATAACGTGGGGGACTTCACCGAAGACCCACCTCTGCTTCAATCCTCGCCTGCTCCCACTTCTCTGAGGCAGGAGAGCCTGCCACCTGTCACTTTCCCTGCTGACGTGACGCCACCATCTGTACCTGAACCTGCACCTGATGTGCCTGTTACGCCAGAAGAACCGACGGTGTCGATTATCAATAtcaagaaggagaaggaactGCTGGAGCACAAGTCAAAAATAAAGCCTTTTGTCAAACGGGAGCCCAAATCTCCAAATAAGAAAAAGGCTAGCTCCTCCAGGTCATCAAGCAGCTCGGAAGAGGAGTCCGAACCCGAACCAGGAGAAATGGTAGTCAACACTAAAGCAGTTGTGGCACCGTCCCCAAAAACGAAGGCCAGCAAAACAGCTGTAGCATCAACCCCTAAACCAAAGGCTGTGAAACCTGTCTCGTCCTCCGACTCCTCAGCATCAGACACAGACACCGATGAGGTAGAGAGTCAACCGCCGGCAAAGAGCAAAAAGGCAGCGATGGAAAAGGAAACCGAGGAGGATGTGGTCTGCATGGGTTCCCAAGAGCGCCAGTTTACTATCACCGATGAGGAGGAAAGCAGCGAGCTGGAAGATGAAGACGACaagaaagccaaaaaacaaaaaaacaagactAAAGCCGTCGATGTGTGTGGCATATGCGATAAgaag GGCCACACCTCCTTCCAGTGCCAGATGATATGTCGTAATTGCTCCGGCAGTTATCATGGTCTCAAGAACTGTCCAAACCCGCCCAATCTTAACATTGCCATTCAGTCGTTTGTGGAGTTTGCCATGCAGCAGATGACTGCCTTTCATTGCGATCAACGGTTTGGCTTTCCTGCTGGCTCGGTCGCTGCTCCAGTTGCTTTGCCAGTGTCAGCGAAATCCAAGAAGGACAAAAAGACGGCAATAAAGAAGAGCAAGAAGACGCCGCAAAAGAGAATGAAGGTGGAGCCGAAGGATCAGGAAgaggacgatgacgacgaggacgatgaagaagaagatgcCAGCAGCGAGAGCGAAGACTCGGAGTCCAGCGACGAGCCTCAACCAGCACCTGTGTCCAAACAGAAGCGGAAACGAGGCACAAAAGCCGCCGTGGCGGCCGCAGCCAGTCTACCTCCTCAAGTGTTCCCATTTCCCCTTCTGGGTGCACCTGGCGCCCCTTATAACTCCATGATGTATTCCTATGGAGCTCCGTTTAGTTTTCCTAAGTAG
- the LOC122626138 gene encoding uncharacterized protein LOC122626138, which produces MNSNEIKHKRKLESRTNNWGKTKFKPKKYVKPCPAPVPQLTSTPWQLVKNHILTDSSEREHQDVDTKDAKKFMQQREQNHRRNIIEANRSQATEWESFNDEEPATEKKQKLRRTVENFTFKDRNYFRKHLTLGCGVTAKKASLKSAIGDLKYKQQQADLKRNLKSSNTNEAKNSNPFQNMRDNAHPYHKKGQNGRNPFQKGPQNE; this is translated from the coding sequence ATGAATTcgaatgaaataaaacataaaagaaaattggAAAGCCGCACCAATAACTGGGGCAAGACTAAGTTCAAGCCGAAGAAGTATGTTAAGCCATGTCCAGCCCCCGTGCCGCAGCTCACCTCGACGCCTTGGCAGCTTGTAAAGAACCACATACTTACGGATTCGTCGGAACGGGAACACCAAGATGTGGACACCAAGGACGCCAAAAAGTTCATGCAGCAGCGTGAACAGAACCACCGGCGGAATATCATAGAAGCCAACCGGTCGCAGGCCACTGAATGGGAGTCCTTCAACGATGAGGAGCCCGCcacggaaaaaaaacaaaagcttcGCAGGACCGTTGAGAACTTCACTTTTAAAGACCGCAATTATTTCCGAAAGCATCTCACGCTGGGCTGCGGTGTAACGGCGAAAAAGGCATCTCTCAAAAGTGCAATTGGGGATTTGAAGTATAAACAGCAACAGGCTGATTTGAAACGAAATCTGAAATCATCTAATACGAACGAAGCAAAGAATAGCAATCCGTTTCAGAATATGCGCGATAATGCACATCCTTATCATAAGAAGGGACAGAATGGGAGAAATCCGTTTCAAAAAGGTCCGCAGAATGAATAA
- the LOC122626134 gene encoding uncharacterized protein LOC122626134 isoform X2, with amino-acid sequence MDVAPAPPVSSGGYQSTQQAPISPNQNPNQAPVALAKATTIENGVQTGGAKKPESCEPTHSTGAGQKDERDEGKPKTELADKVLITICSADRKIKKTFMSLPTRKDVIDKAHKYGLCGNTIVLESNGCEICEDDVLLFAAKEKILLMLLAESEEYVVLPPPSPLNRSERAGSSVDPSFYANNSIVSNPNDSTVSNDETMSLSSVTPSSAKNSALFKEFSIPWSKVPVDIMKLLKGKGSLGKRLNTLANVLVEALREISAHIPIRIFRQVAQQAAEKYPDSLLEKDREGQFIATTPQSLISKMINRNNALNKPQKRGGSGTFEIHIPNKKRKFGGGASNGDAKALALNRDLEQKKELLISSWRGSSPLEQSVIIEYMKECFPLQRSFFNNSEKIPDITAIKDNWPYIFDKAVLYQHFELLMSIDPRALEKRLAGEKDRFFRFFKSSKNKKISALEETNANFLRGIAYYFNEDPDYIFKHLESSSLSKDALQSTNPTNAPWVALVNSPITTADGVESQVEAKVYIEGQIMATFAAKDEDLPDILAQLICYYYTFNMMYPKEANQTLEFIVVYFLQHSPEQVRSAKKSVTTNGKFNHLIAKLANVHG; translated from the exons ATGGACGTTGCCCCCGCACCGCCCGTCAGTTCCGGCGGCTATCAGAGCACCCAGCAGGCGCCGATCAGTCCCAATCAAAATCCAAACCAAGCGCCGGTCGCACTcgcaaaggcaacaacaatcgaAAATGGTGTACAAACAGGAGGAGCGAAAAAGCCAGAGAGCTGCG AGCCGACACATTCCACTGGGGCTGGCCAGAAGGACGAAAGGGACGAGGGCAAGCCGAAGACCGAGCTGGCTGACAAAGTATTGATTACCATATGCAGCGCCGATCGCAAGATCAAGAAGACCTTCATGTCGTTGCCCACTCGGAAGGATGTGATCGACAAAG CTCACAAATACGGCCTGTGCGGTAACACAATCGTCCTGGAGAGCAACGGCTGCGAGATCTGCGAGGACGACGTGCTCTTGTTCGCCGCCAAGGAGAAGATTCTGTTGATGCTCCTCGCCGAGTCGGAGGAGTATGTGGTGCTTCCTCCGCCGTCGCCGCTCAATCGATCCGAACGCGCCGGCAGCTCGGTGGATCCCAGCTTCTATGCCAACAACAGTATTGTGTCGAATCCGAACGATTCGACGGTCTCTAATGACGAGACCATGTCGCTGTCCAGCGTAACGCCATCAAGTGCAAAAAATTCTGCATTATTCAAGGAGTTCTCGATACCCTGGAGCAAGGTGCCTGTGGACATCATGAAACTACTGAAGGGAAAAGGGAGTCTGGGCAAGCGCTTGAATACACTGGCAAATGTTTTGGTGGAGGCTCTCCGAGAAATATCTGCCCACATTCCCATACGGATTTTCCGGCAGGTCGCCCAGCAAGCGGCTGAAAAGTACCCTGACTCCTTACTCGAAAAAGACCGCGAGGGACAGTTTATAGCCACCACTCCGCAATCGCTCATATCCAAGATGATCAACCGCAACAATGCGCTCAACAAACCCCAGAAACGCGGCGGATCGGGAACCTTTGAGATTCACATCCctaataaaaaacgaaaattcgGAGGTGGTGCTTCCAATGGCGATGCCAAAGCACTGGCTCTCAATAGGGATTTGGAGCAGAAGAAGGAGTTACTAATCTCCAGTTGGCGAGGCAGTTCCCCCCTGGAACAGTCTGTCATAATCGAATACATGAAAGAGTGCTTTCCGCTGCAGCGCTCCTTTTTCAATAACAGCGAAAAAATCCCGGATATAACGGCCATCAAGGACAATTGGCCATATATTTTTGACAAGGCTGTGCTGTACCAGCACTTTGAGCTGCTTATGTCCATCGATCCGCGGGCTTTAGAGAAGCGCTTGGCTGGTGAAAAGGATCGTTTCTTCAGGTTCTTTAAGAGTTCGAAGAACAAGAAGATCAGCGCTTTGGAGGAGACCAACGCTAATTTCCTGCGTGGCATAGCGTATTATTTCAATGAGGATCCCGACTACATTTTCAAGCACCTTGAGAGCAGTTCCCTTAGTAAGGATGCGCTGCAAAGCACAAATCCCACAAACGCCCCCTGGGTGGCTCTAGTCA ATTCACCCATTACAACGGCCGACGGCGTGGAATCGCAAGTGGAGGCGAAGGTCTACATCGAAGGCCAGATAATGGCCACATTCGCCGCCAAAGACGAAGACCTGCCGGACATTCTGGCCCAGTTGATCTGCTACTACTATACCTTTAACATGATGTACCCTAAGGAAGCCAATCAAACACTCGAATTTATCGTCGTTTACTTTCTGCAGCACTCGCCGGAACAAGTGCGATCGGCTAAAAAATCGGTGACCACCAACGGCAAGTTTAACCACCTCATCGCCAAGCTTGCCAATGTCCATGGCTGA
- the LOC122626134 gene encoding uncharacterized protein LOC122626134 isoform X1, translating to MDVAPAPPVSSGGYQSTQQAPISPNQNPNQAPVALAKATTIENGVQTGGAKKPESCGEKAPEPTHSTGAGQKDERDEGKPKTELADKVLITICSADRKIKKTFMSLPTRKDVIDKAHKYGLCGNTIVLESNGCEICEDDVLLFAAKEKILLMLLAESEEYVVLPPPSPLNRSERAGSSVDPSFYANNSIVSNPNDSTVSNDETMSLSSVTPSSAKNSALFKEFSIPWSKVPVDIMKLLKGKGSLGKRLNTLANVLVEALREISAHIPIRIFRQVAQQAAEKYPDSLLEKDREGQFIATTPQSLISKMINRNNALNKPQKRGGSGTFEIHIPNKKRKFGGGASNGDAKALALNRDLEQKKELLISSWRGSSPLEQSVIIEYMKECFPLQRSFFNNSEKIPDITAIKDNWPYIFDKAVLYQHFELLMSIDPRALEKRLAGEKDRFFRFFKSSKNKKISALEETNANFLRGIAYYFNEDPDYIFKHLESSSLSKDALQSTNPTNAPWVALVNSPITTADGVESQVEAKVYIEGQIMATFAAKDEDLPDILAQLICYYYTFNMMYPKEANQTLEFIVVYFLQHSPEQVRSAKKSVTTNGKFNHLIAKLANVHG from the exons ATGGACGTTGCCCCCGCACCGCCCGTCAGTTCCGGCGGCTATCAGAGCACCCAGCAGGCGCCGATCAGTCCCAATCAAAATCCAAACCAAGCGCCGGTCGCACTcgcaaaggcaacaacaatcgaAAATGGTGTACAAACAGGAGGAGCGAAAAAGCCAGAGAGCTGCGGTGAGAAAGCACCCG AGCCGACACATTCCACTGGGGCTGGCCAGAAGGACGAAAGGGACGAGGGCAAGCCGAAGACCGAGCTGGCTGACAAAGTATTGATTACCATATGCAGCGCCGATCGCAAGATCAAGAAGACCTTCATGTCGTTGCCCACTCGGAAGGATGTGATCGACAAAG CTCACAAATACGGCCTGTGCGGTAACACAATCGTCCTGGAGAGCAACGGCTGCGAGATCTGCGAGGACGACGTGCTCTTGTTCGCCGCCAAGGAGAAGATTCTGTTGATGCTCCTCGCCGAGTCGGAGGAGTATGTGGTGCTTCCTCCGCCGTCGCCGCTCAATCGATCCGAACGCGCCGGCAGCTCGGTGGATCCCAGCTTCTATGCCAACAACAGTATTGTGTCGAATCCGAACGATTCGACGGTCTCTAATGACGAGACCATGTCGCTGTCCAGCGTAACGCCATCAAGTGCAAAAAATTCTGCATTATTCAAGGAGTTCTCGATACCCTGGAGCAAGGTGCCTGTGGACATCATGAAACTACTGAAGGGAAAAGGGAGTCTGGGCAAGCGCTTGAATACACTGGCAAATGTTTTGGTGGAGGCTCTCCGAGAAATATCTGCCCACATTCCCATACGGATTTTCCGGCAGGTCGCCCAGCAAGCGGCTGAAAAGTACCCTGACTCCTTACTCGAAAAAGACCGCGAGGGACAGTTTATAGCCACCACTCCGCAATCGCTCATATCCAAGATGATCAACCGCAACAATGCGCTCAACAAACCCCAGAAACGCGGCGGATCGGGAACCTTTGAGATTCACATCCctaataaaaaacgaaaattcgGAGGTGGTGCTTCCAATGGCGATGCCAAAGCACTGGCTCTCAATAGGGATTTGGAGCAGAAGAAGGAGTTACTAATCTCCAGTTGGCGAGGCAGTTCCCCCCTGGAACAGTCTGTCATAATCGAATACATGAAAGAGTGCTTTCCGCTGCAGCGCTCCTTTTTCAATAACAGCGAAAAAATCCCGGATATAACGGCCATCAAGGACAATTGGCCATATATTTTTGACAAGGCTGTGCTGTACCAGCACTTTGAGCTGCTTATGTCCATCGATCCGCGGGCTTTAGAGAAGCGCTTGGCTGGTGAAAAGGATCGTTTCTTCAGGTTCTTTAAGAGTTCGAAGAACAAGAAGATCAGCGCTTTGGAGGAGACCAACGCTAATTTCCTGCGTGGCATAGCGTATTATTTCAATGAGGATCCCGACTACATTTTCAAGCACCTTGAGAGCAGTTCCCTTAGTAAGGATGCGCTGCAAAGCACAAATCCCACAAACGCCCCCTGGGTGGCTCTAGTCA ATTCACCCATTACAACGGCCGACGGCGTGGAATCGCAAGTGGAGGCGAAGGTCTACATCGAAGGCCAGATAATGGCCACATTCGCCGCCAAAGACGAAGACCTGCCGGACATTCTGGCCCAGTTGATCTGCTACTACTATACCTTTAACATGATGTACCCTAAGGAAGCCAATCAAACACTCGAATTTATCGTCGTTTACTTTCTGCAGCACTCGCCGGAACAAGTGCGATCGGCTAAAAAATCGGTGACCACCAACGGCAAGTTTAACCACCTCATCGCCAAGCTTGCCAATGTCCATGGCTGA